The genomic stretch TCAACGGCATCCCCAGGGACAGTTTTTTCCTGTTCCTTAAAGAGTGTGAGTGGCGGTTCAATTGTGGTGACCATAAAATGTTACTTAAGCAACTGAAAAAGTGGATTAATCAGCGGGGAAAATCCTAGTTAGCTAGGACAGCCCCTTACCTTTTTCCACTATGCCTACTTCCAGATATCCGCGTGTTCCCGGGTAAAATCACCAAAGGTACGAGCCGGGGAGCCGGTGATGTATTCCACGGCTTTGGTCACGTTTCCGGCCATGCCGAGTTTGACCACACGACTGAGGGACACCAGCATCCGAACGGTCCATTCAGGCACACCGGCCTGCACACACCCTTCCACATACTGATCCTCTTCGATGGGCGTATAGGTGACGCTGTGTCCTGCCACGTCGGTCAGGGTGGTGGCGACTTCGGCAAGAGACAGTCCTTCGGGACCGGTCAGGGCGTACATCTTGTTGCGATGCTCCCCGGCATCCTGGAACAGAGTCGCAGCGCACGCGCCCAGATCACGGGCGTCGAGGTAACTGACCCGGGCATCATCTTCCGGCAGCATGATATTGCCGGACTGGATCATGGGTGCCAAAGCAGTCGAAAAATTCTGCATGAGGGAGTTGGGACGCAGCACCGTGAAGTCGATGCCGGAGTCTTCAACAAACTGATCGACCATGCCGTGCTCGCGGCCCAGCATCCAATGGGCATCTGATGAAGCAGCATAGCCGGAAGATCGTACGATATATGTAATCTCGGCTTCCTTGGCCGCTTCCACCGCCAGATGGCCCATGCGGGTCATGCCTTCAACGAGCGGCAAGACCAGAAACAGCTTGTCGCACCCCTCCATGCCAGCAACCATGGAAGACTGATCCGTGAAATCAACAACCCGGGCTTCCTGTCCATCCTTTCGGAACGCTTCCGCACGTTCCTCGCTGTGTACTCCAGCGACAACGTCCA from Pseudodesulfovibrio profundus encodes the following:
- a CDS encoding NmrA family NAD(P)-binding protein, whose protein sequence is MSTIFVAGANGRIGGAVLNALIGAQMDVVAGVHSEERAEAFRKDGQEARVVDFTDQSSMVAGMEGCDKLFLVLPLVEGMTRMGHLAVEAAKEAEITYIVRSSGYAASSDAHWMLGREHGMVDQFVEDSGIDFTVLRPNSLMQNFSTALAPMIQSGNIMLPEDDARVSYLDARDLGACAATLFQDAGEHRNKMYALTGPEGLSLAEVATTLTDVAGHSVTYTPIEEDQYVEGCVQAGVPEWTVRMLVSLSRVVKLGMAGNVTKAVEYITGSPARTFGDFTREHADIWK